Proteins from a single region of Hydra vulgaris chromosome 12, alternate assembly HydraT2T_AEP:
- the LOC136089023 gene encoding uncharacterized protein LOC136089023 isoform X2, whose protein sequence is MSQVNNAIWNYFTKLPEVTVNSVTKKKTYKSSCNQCQAVLTCCHGSTSGTSKHLGSQHPIQAKAYLKAKNDKVVQLAADREEVEKELDRSSSLRGFFPAITTSKKRVDNLSKKSPPSSQQGGHEKLQVTLDEYVKIE, encoded by the exons ATGTCTCAAGTTAATAATGCAATTTGGAATTACTTTACCAAACTACCAGAAGTGACAGTGAATTCTGTCAccaaaaagaaaacttataaaTCAAGTTGTAATCAATGTCAAGCAGTGTTAACTTGCTGCCATGGAAGTACATCAGGAACGAGTAAACATTTAGG aTCTCAGCATCCCATTCAAGCCAAAGCTTATCTTAAGGCAAAGAATGACAAGGTAGTGCAACTGGCTGCTGACAGGGAGGAAGTTGAAAAGGAGCTTGATAGATCTTCAAGTTTGAGAGGTTTCTTTCCAGCCATAACCACTAGTAAAAAAAGGGTGGATAACCTTAGTAAAAAGTCTCCACCATCCAGTCAGCAAGGTGGTCATGAAAAACTTCAAGTAACTCTGGATGAGTATGTTAAG ATAGAGTGA
- the LOC136088360 gene encoding probable serine/threonine-protein kinase samkC: MDDFERMAMENDGNDAPTLTGPSEPPLKMEFKRYLSMQKPAKYVKVLEWWKVNQKELPLLAAMARKYLCPPVTSCSSERLFSLGGNIISDKRHNMKPETLQKIMFIKENFPLVKSKLRSWDKKRPGEPGYQSQPLPSTSQDQPLPSTSQDQPLPSTSQTQPLPSPSQTQPQPSPSTQTQLTKQTKMKSFMKPNESQSQSLLQRAKKRKLVLESPMKKSPMKKNPIYDASKDLFNTEASDSSTSVAYSSASSSRKGSKDSVTDLTDSDLE, encoded by the exons ATGGATGATTTTGAGAGAATGGCCATGGAAAATGATGGAAATGATGCACCAACTTTGACAGGACCATCAGAGCCTCCTCTAAAG atggaaTTTAAGAGGTACTTGTCTATGCAAAAGCCAGCTAAGTATGTGAAGGTTTTGGAATGGTGGAAGGTCAATCAAAAGGAACTGCCATTACTAGCTGCTATGGCAAGGAAGTACTTGTGTCCACCAGTGACTTCATGCTCTTCAGAAAGGCTATTTTCATTAGGAGGAAATATTATTAGTGATAAAAGACACAATATGAAGCCAGAGACCcttcaaaaaataatgttcataaaagaaaactttccactagtcaaatcaaaattaaggtCCTGGGACAAAAAAAGGCCTGGTGAACCAGGCTATCAGTCTCAACCTCTACCATCCACCTCTCAAGATCAACCTCTACCATCCACCTCTCAAGATCAACCTCTACCATCAACTTCACAGACTCAACCTCTACCATCACCTTCTCAGACTCAACCTCAACCATCTCCATCTACACAAACCCAATTAACCAAACAgacaaaaatgaaaagttttatgaAACCAAATGAATCACAGTCTCAAAGTCTACTACAAAGagctaaaaaaaggaaacttgTACTTGAATCACCAATGAAAAAATCACCAATGAAAAAAAACCCTATATATGATGCatctaaagatttatttaatactGAAGCTAGTGATAGTTCTACTAGCGTAGCTTATAGCAGTGCTAGTAGTAGTCGCAAGGGCAGCAAGGACAGTGTCACTGATCTCACAGATAGTGATTTAGAATAA
- the LOC136089023 gene encoding uncharacterized protein LOC136089023 isoform X1: MSQVNNAIWNYFTKLPEVTVNSVTKKKTYKSSCNQCQAVLTCCHGSTSGTSKHLGSQHPIQAKAYLKAKNDKVVQLAADREEVEKELDRSSSLRGFFPAITTSKKRVDNLSKKSPPSSQQGGHEKLQVTLDEYVKITKWDSQSSCQLDFDTVLTLACIMSNLPFNIVETPGMKLLLNYLAPKAIIKTPKTFATTKLDMIHHVT, translated from the exons ATGTCTCAAGTTAATAATGCAATTTGGAATTACTTTACCAAACTACCAGAAGTGACAGTGAATTCTGTCAccaaaaagaaaacttataaaTCAAGTTGTAATCAATGTCAAGCAGTGTTAACTTGCTGCCATGGAAGTACATCAGGAACGAGTAAACATTTAGG aTCTCAGCATCCCATTCAAGCCAAAGCTTATCTTAAGGCAAAGAATGACAAGGTAGTGCAACTGGCTGCTGACAGGGAGGAAGTTGAAAAGGAGCTTGATAGATCTTCAAGTTTGAGAGGTTTCTTTCCAGCCATAACCACTAGTAAAAAAAGGGTGGATAACCTTAGTAAAAAGTCTCCACCATCCAGTCAGCAAGGTGGTCATGAAAAACTTCAAGTAACTCTGGATGAGTATGTTAAG atAACTAAATGGGATTCACAAAGCAGCTGTCAACTTGATTTTGATACAGTTCTCACTCTGGCCTGCATCATGTCAAATCTTCCTTTCAATATTGTGGAAACTCCAGGAATGAAGTTGCTCTTGAACTATTTGGCACCAAAAGCAATCATAAAAACACCAAAAACATTTGCTACAACAAAGCTTGACATGATTCATCATGTCACATGA